A DNA window from Niabella yanshanensis contains the following coding sequences:
- a CDS encoding LacI family DNA-binding transcriptional regulator gives MEEKDVTIYDIARELDLASSTISRALKNDPKVKLKTRNKVHQMAQKMGYQSNPFARSLRNKRSYLIGIIIPRLTNHFVSSAISGLEDMLSIKGYNIIIGQTYGQIDKEISALKMLMDNRVDGLLVSLSDQTKSPEHLDPFTKKKIPLIYFDSVPDITDSSVIVIDHAQAAYIATKHLIEAGCKKIAHVTTGISHGICADKYAGYKKALLESNKRLKEELLVFEDLGSIESGKHVADHILKMNKPPDGLFFENDHCAAGCIAGLKKGGLNIPKDIAVVGFNDEPVATLIDPNLSSISYSGYEIGRVAAQNILLQIENPEMPKISKTVLPARLVIRESSIR, from the coding sequence ATGGAAGAAAAAGATGTAACTATATACGATATCGCAAGGGAATTGGATCTGGCGTCTTCAACCATTAGCCGTGCTTTAAAGAACGACCCAAAAGTTAAGCTCAAAACACGTAATAAAGTTCACCAGATGGCGCAAAAAATGGGATACCAGAGTAACCCGTTTGCCCGCAGCCTGAGGAATAAAAGAAGCTACCTGATTGGGATTATAATACCACGACTCACCAATCATTTTGTATCCTCCGCTATATCAGGTTTAGAAGATATGCTAAGTATCAAAGGATACAATATTATTATCGGTCAAACCTACGGACAAATTGATAAAGAAATTTCGGCCTTAAAAATGTTAATGGACAACCGGGTTGATGGATTGCTCGTGTCTTTGTCCGACCAAACTAAAAGCCCCGAACATCTTGATCCGTTTACCAAAAAGAAAATACCTTTAATATATTTTGATAGCGTACCTGACATTACAGATAGTTCTGTCATTGTAATAGATCATGCCCAGGCTGCATATATTGCCACTAAGCATTTGATCGAAGCTGGCTGTAAGAAGATCGCTCATGTAACTACCGGTATCAGCCATGGTATTTGTGCAGACAAATACGCCGGTTATAAAAAAGCACTGTTGGAAAGCAATAAAAGACTAAAAGAAGAACTTTTAGTTTTCGAAGATCTGGGCAGCATCGAATCTGGTAAACATGTAGCTGATCATATCTTAAAAATGAACAAGCCCCCGGATGGTTTGTTTTTTGAAAATGATCATTGTGCAGCCGGCTGCATAGCCGGTCTGAAAAAAGGAGGACTCAATATTCCCAAAGACATAGCGGTTGTAGGTTTTAATGACGAGCCCGTTGCTACCCTTATCGATCCCAATCTCTCCAGTATCAGCTACTCGGGATATGAGATCGGCCGCGTAGCCGCTCAAAATATATTGCTGCAGATCGAAAACCCTGAAATGCCGAAAATATCTAAAACTGTTTTACCCGCCCGGTTAGTTATAAGGGAATCCTCTATACGATAA
- a CDS encoding MFS transporter, translating to MTLQLRFQLSLMMFLEFFMKGSWFVTLGTYLKNNLGASALEVSNIFSTQSLGAVVAPFFIGFIADRYFNAERVMGVLHLIGAGLLLMMYRAGSAAAIYPYVLLYFIGYMSTLALTSSVAFRNLKDPQKQYPSIRIFGTIGWVVAGFAISYLFHWDAKDAVAAGALQQTFLLGAACSVVLGLLCFLLPATPPLKKNQSSFHWQDALGLQALKLLRRKSFLIFFLTAIVICIPISFYYQHTNPFLVATGLPNPTAKMALGQLSEALCLLLIPLLFARLGYKKMILLGIAAWALRYLFFAYGNGRDLSFMLILGIVLHGICYDFMFVVGQIYTNKIAGEQYRSSAQGLVTVAMYGVGMLIGFWIAGFVAEALKAYGGARYWRYLWLTPAAMATVCLLLFAGLFKEQQPGARWLNTKRRR from the coding sequence ATGACTTTACAATTACGTTTTCAACTTTCCCTGATGATGTTCCTGGAATTCTTTATGAAAGGCTCCTGGTTCGTTACACTGGGCACTTATTTAAAAAACAACCTGGGAGCTTCAGCGCTGGAGGTTTCAAATATTTTTTCAACGCAGTCCCTGGGTGCTGTGGTGGCCCCGTTCTTCATTGGTTTTATAGCAGACCGTTACTTTAATGCAGAGCGTGTCATGGGGGTGTTGCATCTTATAGGGGCCGGTTTATTGCTGATGATGTACAGGGCCGGTAGCGCTGCTGCTATCTATCCCTACGTACTGCTTTATTTTATCGGTTATATGTCTACCCTGGCCCTTACCAGCTCTGTCGCGTTCAGGAATCTAAAAGATCCTCAAAAACAATATCCATCCATACGTATTTTTGGTACCATCGGGTGGGTGGTTGCAGGCTTCGCCATCAGCTACCTTTTTCACTGGGATGCTAAAGACGCCGTTGCAGCGGGGGCATTGCAACAGACCTTTTTGCTGGGTGCAGCCTGCTCAGTAGTGCTGGGGCTGCTTTGTTTTCTGCTGCCGGCTACACCACCTTTAAAGAAAAATCAATCGTCTTTTCATTGGCAGGACGCCCTGGGTTTACAGGCGCTGAAATTATTACGTCGAAAGAGCTTTCTGATCTTTTTCCTGACGGCCATCGTTATCTGTATACCTATTTCATTTTACTACCAGCATACCAACCCCTTTCTGGTGGCAACCGGTTTGCCGAACCCTACGGCTAAAATGGCATTGGGGCAGCTTTCCGAAGCTCTGTGCCTCTTATTGATCCCATTATTATTTGCAAGACTCGGGTACAAAAAAATGATCCTGCTGGGTATCGCCGCCTGGGCGTTGCGTTATCTCTTCTTTGCCTATGGCAACGGTCGGGATCTTTCATTCATGCTGATCCTGGGTATTGTATTGCATGGGATCTGTTATGATTTTATGTTTGTGGTAGGACAGATCTATACCAATAAGATTGCGGGTGAACAATACCGGTCCTCTGCCCAGGGCCTGGTTACCGTGGCGATGTATGGGGTTGGCATGTTGATCGGATTCTGGATAGCTGGTTTTGTAGCAGAGGCGCTTAAAGCGTATGGAGGAGCCCGGTATTGGCGTTACCTGTGGTTAACCCCGGCAGCAATGGCAACAGTGTGTTTGCTGCTTTTTGCCGGATTGTTCAAAGAGCAACAGCCGGGGGCACGATGGCTGAATACAAAAAGGAGAAGATAG
- a CDS encoding carboxypeptidase-like regulatory domain-containing protein, producing MKPLYLCIGALFASLLLVACSKADKTAEDGDENPGNETRSPIPYDKLPATSREFTILGPQFYVDLMGRQRPKLPAFKRTNVKPGSLKGHVKDIYGRPLAGAQIGVRSSIIGGSYSSASAISDVNGFYEILLPVGNIEIWGAKYLMDYESAKAPVSLFPADSNLNSFNSTSGAVKNFILLPYGQGRPDEIGKGPYWPSSYLGASIHLSYILRTQSLPLPGSFPVGSIIVISLTPLDLVHADEKISFTIRKVIESTELYINNIPLGRYKIEIKLENGAPVLMRENINLKPQFGMHPKQATGTAQVSFIPGDPEILAWYGNWWIVPIIIEHP from the coding sequence ATGAAACCTCTTTACCTTTGTATAGGAGCGCTTTTCGCGTCGCTGCTTTTAGTGGCGTGTTCCAAAGCCGATAAAACTGCTGAAGATGGAGATGAAAATCCAGGCAATGAAACCAGGTCCCCCATACCCTATGATAAACTTCCAGCCACCAGCCGGGAGTTTACTATCCTGGGTCCTCAGTTTTATGTAGATCTTATGGGCAGGCAGCGCCCGAAACTGCCGGCATTTAAACGGACTAACGTTAAGCCAGGTTCCTTAAAAGGCCATGTAAAAGACATATACGGCAGGCCATTAGCGGGTGCACAAATAGGCGTAAGATCTTCAATTATTGGTGGCAGCTACAGCTCAGCCAGTGCTATCAGCGATGTCAACGGATTCTATGAAATTCTGTTACCGGTTGGAAATATAGAGATCTGGGGCGCTAAATATCTTATGGACTACGAATCTGCAAAAGCCCCGGTGTCGCTTTTCCCGGCAGATAGTAATCTCAATAGTTTTAACTCCACCAGCGGCGCTGTAAAAAATTTTATATTATTACCATACGGACAGGGAAGACCGGATGAGATCGGCAAGGGCCCCTACTGGCCCAGCAGCTATCTTGGCGCATCTATTCACCTGTCTTACATCCTGCGTACGCAATCTTTACCGCTGCCAGGCAGCTTTCCTGTAGGATCGATTATAGTTATTTCGCTCACCCCACTCGACCTGGTTCATGCAGATGAAAAGATAAGTTTTACGATACGAAAAGTTATTGAGAGTACTGAACTTTACATCAATAATATTCCACTTGGAAGGTATAAGATTGAAATCAAACTTGAAAACGGAGCTCCTGTACTGATGAGAGAAAATATAAACCTCAAGCCTCAATTCGGTATGCACCCCAAGCAAGCTACAGGTACAGCCCAGGTTAGTTTTATTCCCGGCGACCCGGAAATACTTGCCTGGTATGGCAATTGGTGGATCGTCCCCATTATTATAGAACATCCCTAG
- a CDS encoding sensor histidine kinase, whose translation MNLPLRKEKIAGREISLFIFILLVMSILYGTPRLFSHGITAAFLKEIFIDCIIMTMACLPVWWLHFRKWAQLKMQLRFMLHLLTAPLYYILWILLYMVYNQMAGLPRMTGTQILQNSGPNLLFYIQVFSSLHIDLFFREREAQFQKQRELQDLAHGAEINALKAQIQPHFLFNTLNSISASVPPTEEHARVLIAKLAGIFRYGLDSIKQELVPLEKELEFIANYLSLEKERFGHRLRYEIDITPDIAHALIPPMLLQPLVENAIRHGIEPSVVGGTISINCSLENKRLVIEIQSSGAPCMKTIQQMFTGAGLGLPNTAKRLKNQFNETLLVATEGNDVKVQFSLPCSFNSQHSLIRNAAAIHPFY comes from the coding sequence ATGAACTTACCGTTACGAAAAGAGAAAATCGCCGGAAGAGAGATTAGTCTTTTTATATTCATACTACTGGTAATGAGTATCCTCTACGGTACCCCCCGTTTATTTTCTCATGGCATCACCGCTGCTTTTCTAAAAGAAATATTCATTGACTGCATTATCATGACGATGGCCTGCCTCCCGGTATGGTGGCTCCATTTCAGGAAATGGGCTCAACTTAAAATGCAGCTTAGGTTTATGCTGCACTTGCTGACAGCGCCCTTATATTATATACTATGGATATTACTTTACATGGTCTATAACCAAATGGCAGGACTTCCCCGAATGACCGGCACGCAAATACTTCAAAACAGTGGCCCAAATCTGCTTTTTTATATTCAAGTCTTTAGTTCATTACATATTGACCTGTTTTTCAGGGAAAGGGAAGCCCAGTTCCAAAAGCAGCGGGAATTACAGGATCTGGCACATGGAGCAGAGATTAATGCTTTAAAAGCACAGATCCAGCCGCATTTTTTGTTTAACACACTAAACAGTATCAGCGCTTCGGTTCCTCCAACCGAAGAACACGCCAGGGTGCTGATTGCAAAACTGGCCGGCATTTTCCGCTACGGGCTTGATTCCATTAAACAGGAATTGGTGCCCCTGGAAAAGGAACTGGAATTTATCGCCAATTACCTCAGTCTTGAAAAAGAGCGTTTTGGTCACCGGCTCCGGTACGAAATAGATATAACACCAGATATTGCTCACGCGCTTATTCCGCCTATGTTATTGCAGCCTTTGGTTGAAAATGCTATCCGTCATGGCATTGAACCTTCGGTAGTCGGAGGTACCATTTCCATCAATTGTTCACTGGAAAATAAAAGGCTGGTTATAGAGATACAGAGTTCGGGCGCTCCATGCATGAAGACCATTCAGCAAATGTTTACAGGTGCCGGGTTGGGTTTACCTAATACAGCAAAACGACTGAAAAACCAATTTAATGAAACCTTATTGGTTGCTACCGAAGGCAACGACGTAAAAGTACAGTTCTCGCTACCCTGTTCATTCAACAGCCAGCACTCCCTTATCCGAAACGCCGCTGCAATTCATCCGTTCTATTAG
- a CDS encoding LytR/AlgR family response regulator transcription factor translates to MSKRSVLIIDDEEPGRRLVRQYLEPYANFRVIGECANGLEAVRDINFMEPDLIFLDVQMPGAGGLEVLKRVEHIPHVIFTTAYDRYAIDAFEANAVDYLLKPYTRERFEKTMTRLEQQDSSPAIDVINNLLPQEGFADRILVEHRKRYKNIPVAEILYLKACGDHTEIYTKTVTYLSSMGISSLAEKLNPRSYVRLHRSTLVNMNHVKEVYRDLGKIFVVMQNGVELSVGRNYQPLIKELMV, encoded by the coding sequence ATGTCTAAACGGTCCGTATTAATTATTGATGATGAAGAGCCTGGAAGAAGGCTGGTCAGGCAGTACCTTGAGCCATACGCTAATTTCAGGGTAATAGGAGAGTGTGCTAATGGTCTGGAAGCCGTACGTGATATTAACTTCATGGAGCCTGATCTAATTTTTCTTGATGTACAAATGCCAGGCGCCGGTGGCCTCGAAGTGTTGAAGCGTGTTGAACATATTCCTCATGTGATATTTACGACTGCTTATGACCGATATGCCATAGATGCTTTTGAAGCGAATGCCGTCGATTACCTGCTAAAACCTTATACCAGGGAGCGTTTTGAAAAGACGATGACCCGGCTCGAGCAACAGGATTCATCTCCGGCAATTGATGTTATTAACAACCTGCTGCCCCAGGAAGGGTTTGCAGATCGTATACTGGTAGAACATCGAAAGCGATACAAAAATATTCCGGTCGCTGAAATTTTATATCTTAAGGCATGTGGCGATCATACAGAAATATATACTAAAACGGTGACCTATTTAAGTTCAATGGGTATCAGCTCTTTGGCTGAAAAGCTCAACCCCAGGTCATATGTGAGACTGCATCGTTCAACCCTGGTAAACATGAATCATGTAAAAGAAGTATACCGGGATTTGGGAAAGATATTTGTGGTGATGCAAAACGGCGTAGAATTGAGTGTTGGCCGCAACTATCAACCGCTAATCAAAGAACTCATGGTATAA
- a CDS encoding sensor histidine kinase has translation MILFWLTLLLLVTVLIAFLIYQYRQLQLARVRIRLLEALESEKDKLFTVIGHDLNGFVNMGHAGLQLYRLGNLTQDDKQALLDELEEKFYTASVTLQSLLNWGKSLFKGLTINPGVFDGTELIEAELNLAKATIKNKAIRVINKMPVPQPVYTDMDHFKFIIRNLVSNAVKFSRTAGAITIGTIDKGQEGFVVIVVTDSGIGMAKEKLKQVFFPFGPSTEGTAKEKGNGIGLMLCREYARQNGGELWAESRDGAGTSFYYAVKVHLHHLKYPVRLD, from the coding sequence ATGATTTTATTTTGGCTAACCTTGCTGTTGTTGGTTACAGTCTTGATAGCGTTTCTTATTTACCAATACCGGCAATTACAGCTGGCGCGCGTCCGTATCCGTCTGTTGGAAGCTTTAGAGTCAGAAAAGGACAAATTATTTACTGTAATTGGGCACGACCTCAATGGATTTGTTAACATGGGGCATGCGGGTTTACAACTATACCGGTTGGGAAATTTGACGCAGGATGATAAGCAAGCTCTATTGGATGAACTGGAAGAGAAATTCTATACGGCTTCCGTAACGCTCCAGAGTCTGCTCAACTGGGGGAAATCACTTTTTAAAGGCTTAACTATTAATCCGGGTGTATTTGATGGCACTGAGTTAATAGAAGCTGAACTCAATCTGGCAAAAGCAACCATAAAAAACAAAGCTATTAGGGTAATCAACAAAATGCCCGTTCCACAGCCGGTATATACAGATATGGATCATTTTAAATTTATCATCCGGAACCTTGTATCAAATGCTGTAAAGTTCTCCCGAACAGCCGGGGCAATTACTATTGGTACGATTGATAAAGGTCAGGAGGGTTTTGTGGTGATCGTAGTAACGGATAGCGGCATTGGTATGGCAAAGGAAAAATTAAAACAGGTGTTCTTTCCTTTTGGACCCAGTACAGAGGGAACCGCTAAAGAAAAGGGGAATGGTATAGGACTCATGCTGTGCAGGGAGTATGCCCGGCAGAACGGGGGCGAACTGTGGGCGGAGAGCAGGGATGGGGCGGGTACTTCGTTTTATTATGCTGTAAAAGTTCATTTGCACCACCTGAAATACCCGGTTCGACTGGATTAG
- a CDS encoding DUF3606 domain-containing protein, protein MLWQTTKTKNDARDRNQVAGGESYEVDYIARKHGVTREQVEEAIKAVGNQRDKIEAHLASGKK, encoded by the coding sequence ATATTATGGCAGACGACAAAAACAAAAAATGATGCCCGCGATCGAAACCAGGTAGCTGGTGGTGAGTCTTACGAAGTTGACTATATCGCGAGGAAGCATGGTGTAACGCGGGAACAGGTGGAAGAAGCTATCAAAGCAGTAGGTAATCAACGCGATAAAATTGAAGCTCATTTAGCTTCCGGTAAAAAATAA